Below is a window of Brassica napus cultivar Da-Ae chromosome A5, Da-Ae, whole genome shotgun sequence DNA.
AGGCTTAAATTGGAGAGTGACATGAATAACAAACTTATCTTTACTCAACTAGATTTCTTAAATAACCCAACTAGTCTTTGTTTTTATCATACATCAATTAATTAGACACAACAAAATACATCATCCATCACTAAAAGATAATTAGATTTACCAAATCCAAGAAAAGCTGAGGGGcgaaataagaaagaaagaaaagtaaACGAAACATAAGCATAAGATGTAAGAAGAATATGCTTAAGCCAATCACAAGCCttagaaaaaatacaaaaaaaagaaaaaaaaaagcatttatCATAGCATTCACTACGTTTCTTGTGGAGATATAAAGCGACACCCTTCCTTCTTCAAGTGGTTGACGATAAATCCTCTTTATTTCTTCGTCTTCCTCTGCTCTGGGACATACTTCTTCATAATTGTTTCTTTCTTGGAACTCAAGATCAAAGGGAGACTTCGTGTTTAGAGATCAAAAGAAGATTTCAGATTCAATAAAACCATGGTTGGTATATTTTCAAGATTTTCTGTTGGTAGAAGCAGCCATAGACGGACTCAAAGTGCAATCGTAAGCTCTCTTTATCTTTGGTTTGGATCCATTCTTATTGACCTTCTGTTCTTGAAGTACAACGTAAGGAACATGTTTTAGATCTTTGTCTGGTCCAAAACGGTGGAAAAATGTCTCCTTTTAGCTTGGATTTGATATCTCCAGATTAGATTCTACAGTACAGTTTCGTGATACGATTCCAATATCGTTTAGTTTCTGTTTCAGTTTCAGATTCAAAATCTTTAGCCTTTTACAACTCTATGAACTGGGGTTTTTGAGTTCTTGAAACATGTGTTTGAATCAGGATGATAAGGAAGTATTAGCTCCAAACCCTGATGTTACTGCAACAACTGCTTCTCATGGAATTGAGGTAGCAACAGAGTTTAAACCGGTGGAACATCCGGTCGAGCCTTTGGACAATGATCAACCGATCCAGTGTCCACTACCTGAACCATCCATTCTAAATGTAAGACTTTTGGTTCCTAGTTGATCTAAGTGTATCTGTTTATAGAAAGCTTGTAATTCTCATGAAACAGGACGGAAGAATCTGGAAGGAGAGGGTATCAGCATCTATGAGGAGAAAAGGTGATTTACAGATTGCTAAAGACGAGATTTCTGCTGAATCTGATGGATCTGCACCAAAACCGCCTCGCCCGAGTCAGCCAAACCGTTCCATCTTGCCATCACTCAGTGCCCCTGAACACAACTTGCTAAATCTACTTGAAGAATGCAATGCTATGCAGGCTGTAGCATCCAAGAACGGATGAAACAAAAGAGTTCCTTATAAAGTTCAATAGTTTATAAGATATCATCACACGGATACAACCTTGTTCCTTCAACCCCCTTGTGAATCtatgtgtttttgttgtttACACTTTTACTTCTGTCTATGCAATAACAAAACCAAATCATAGtgtaatgttatatattatatttatatactcaACTAAGGTTCACTGAGAGCTTATGCTCTTTTACATATCACTACACTAATATTCTACACTGAAAGGTCTTTTCTTTCACTCTGATAGACTTGTTCTTTGGTTCACAACACCTAGAACTAATCTTTGATTCATTGTTTTTCATAGTTTTAGAAAACACACTGACTGATCTTGATACATGTTTCTTATAACTGATTTGCCATTCAGGCTTTAACGTTTCTAGGGTAATATTCATTGAGTTCTACTAACGTAAACTTCAGTGTCAGCCTTTTAATGATAAGAGAGACAAAAGTACTTTCAAACTCAAACAAACTTTGTTTATCcactttggtttttttttttacttcaacaTGAAGAAAATACATAGCATCTTTTATTGCTTGCTGCTAGAAACTGATCTTCTTTGTAAATTCTTTCATTCAAGCTGAAGACTCAGGAACTGTGTAAACATCTTGTTTCACGGTGGGATTCACTAGGTGTTTCCTCGGCCCACGGTAGCTCCCATGGTTAATCCTCGTTCTTGGATGCCATGCAACGGCCTGGTTTTCTCCTGTGGCTGCACGGACCGTCGCATAATTGACTTGAGTTCTTGAAGTATCTGCAGAAACCAGAAGTATGTTAAGTATCAAGAGaacaacaaggagaagacttgAGAGCTTCAAGTGACCCATTAtagtactctttttttttcttaaattggtAATATGGGTTGCAGAGAGTTGAAATGATGACAATAAATAGAATgcacaaaaagaaagaagagatgagggtaagaagaaaattaaaaagacCTTTGCTTTGAATTGAAGTTACTCTCATGACTCACATGATTGTGTTGATAGAGGTCACCAAACTtctctttagtttttaaaaattacaaatatcaACTCAATTATTCTTTGTCCAAAAAGAGCACAACAATTTACTGATTATCTACACCTTcaaagaacatatatatatatatatatatatatctatatatatatatatattttttttttattctctagACAGATAACTTGTTTGGTCATTTATAATTGTCTTTATTTGATTAAAGCTTTATGCAGCAAAGCAGTTTAAAGATCAGTACACgtatataaattgataataaaTATTCCAAACCGACTATTAGTTGACATAGTTATTAGTACAATATTAGGTATTTTGTTCGGTCAATTTTGAGACTAAGGACTCGGGTTCTTTCAAAAATGCCATGCCAGCAACTCAAttttttctcatcaataaaattgAAACCTGAACCGGGTATAGGATCAGAATATAACACATATTAGCTGAATATAATTGCTCTGATTCTGTTGAAGGGATATGAAAAGCTGTCATCTTGTCCTCAGCTTCAGTGGAAAGGTTTGCTACTTGTCAGTGTTTCCGCTTCTAGCTTAACAACCTAATTGCATGGTATGCATCAGAGATATATCCTTCCCATTAAACACTTTGTCAATTGCGGGATTTTCGCATATATACCATATATTCCCACAGATTTATCGCAAACTGTTCAATAAGTTTATAAATGTGCTTTTGTTGattaataaatatcaaatttcaaCAAGAAAAAACTGATCAACaaattctcttcttttttttttctcccttcAAAAGGTAATCAAAGTTTTGATGACATAGCCCACAAACATACTCGATCAAtttagggcctgactggtttaaccgcagaggttgcggttgcggttgcggaagtttgcggatgcggatggttgcggtttctagcggttttaagagatttgtacgactggttatgcggttagaaatttgtgcgtttgcgggatacttatgactggttaactaccaaatgcagcagcagttaaataataaattaacaatatttacattttatacaattataaaaatatcaaaaataataatattataataaatataaaatttatatttagaaagttatagtttaaattttttaaaaatatagaaaatatttttattttaaagttttataatattaattaaaatttaattgatatattttagcatttttataatttcagtttaatttttttattgaatttttttatttttgtatttatattgttttggaaaaaaaataattttttttatcctcccgcaaacgcccgcaaccgcaaacgctagctggaaccagcttttgaatttatgaggttcagagcgatttggagcgatttggagcggtttagagcggtttgagcgattgttgcaaaacgccagcaaccgctaccaaccgcaaaagctgcgtttgcgggtggtagcgggaaaaccagtcatacccttaatctaaaaatatgaattatggTTTAACACTTACACATTTGATATCATCAAAACCTTATTCCACTCAaataaaaggagaaaaaatcCTAGGGCGAAAAACCAAATCTAACATAAAAATTACAACAAATGATGAATCAAGAGTTTCCCTCCAAAGAGACAATCTCTTCACTCCTCAGGTCTAAGATATGGCGAAGAACTCATATCAGTACTGTAATAAGAATCTTCTCCACCATTTAAGTAactttcttccttctcttcctccCATTTCAAAACCTCTCTCACATACTTAAACCCTTCATCCACATTGGCTCTATCCCTAGCCTTACCTTGCCACACAAACAGTTTCTGGCCCGTGAGAGACGCGTAAAGCAGCTTGAACTTCATGGCAACGTAGAAGTAAGCTTGGTAACCAAGTGACTGCACGTTGTTGTTCGTCCTCACGGGACAGAACTCGCTGAACCATTCGCAAGATGTTAACGGCGAACGGTTAAGCTTCTCCTCGAAGAGGTCGTACTTGTTTAGTATCAAAATGAAAGGAGTGTCTTTGAAACTAGGATGCTTAACCATCGACTCGAAAAGCTCCTTGCTCTGGATCATCTTGTTCTGGAAAGTGACCGTTCCGCTTCCTTCTGG
It encodes the following:
- the BNAA05G16500D gene encoding uncharacterized protein BNAA05G16500D, which gives rise to MVGIFSRFSVGRSSHRRTQSAIDDKEVLAPNPDVTATTASHGIEVATEFKPVEHPVEPLDNDQPIQCPLPEPSILNDGRIWKERVSASMRRKGDLQIAKDEISAESDGSAPKPPRPSQPNRSILPSLSAPEHNLLNLLEECNAMQAVASKNG